The window AAAATGACATAGAACGTCAAGTAACCGACCCAAACGGGAAACTTCACTTGTGTCATCTCTGAAAGGCCTTCCGATATTCCAGGGGATAGTAGCGATGCCACGAGAACTCCCGGGTTGATGGAAGCGAGCATATGGCCGATATACGATGGCAGCGGCATTCCCGTCCCCATGTAATTCATACGGGTCACCTGCATGACAAGGAGAAACAGAAACGCGGTGACAATCGTCAAAAACAGCATGACCCCATACGTCGCAATCATCGATACGATCGTCCGCCGGATCAAAGTCGAGAACATGACACCGACACTGCCGATGGCGAGCAACGTCACGAAGAGGAATAAGAACACCAAGGCGAACCGTCCCGGTGAGATGCCGCCGAACAGGAACACCAAGCTGTAAACCGGCAATCCTGCTACGATGAGCAACAGAAGGAACGCGATGGACGACAGCAATTTTCCGGAGATGATCTGGAACGAGCTTTGGGAAGTCGTCAACAAAATCGGAAGCGTCTGTTTTTCCCGTTCTGAACTGATCGTCCCGGCTGTCAGTCCTGGAGTGATGAACAAGACGAGCGCCAATTGGATGAAAGACAGCAACGCAAACAATATGAAACTTTCATCCGGCCGGAAATAGGAAGT is drawn from Sporosarcina sp. FSL W7-1349 and contains these coding sequences:
- a CDS encoding ABC transporter permease; its protein translation is MKAGFSNPVLFKELKLRFRSAKSFNGLLFYLIAMCIFVFGFIFTTMNVSGTSYFRPDESFILFALLSFIQLALVLFITPGLTAGTISSEREKQTLPILLTTSQSSFQIISGKLLSSIAFLLLLIVAGLPVYSLVFLFGGISPGRFALVFLFLFVTLLAIGSVGVMFSTLIRRTIVSMIATYGVMLFLTIVTAFLFLLVMQVTRMNYMGTGMPLPSYIGHMLASINPGVLVASLLSPGISEGLSEMTQVKFPVWVGYLTFYVILTIGSLLISVTNLRVNMKRTK